Genomic window (bacterium):
GCCCCGAAAACGAGCGTTCTCGCCGAAAGGGTAGATGAGGTCCGCCTGGCGCCTCGCCTCGAACTCCTTCGTGACGCGCGCGTTCATCACCTCTTTCAGGATCGCCAGCAGCGATTCGTGCGTGAACGCGGGATGGTTGATCGGCGTGAGCTGGCCGTTGATGCGCACGATCGGCGGGGAGCCGGACGACAGATGCAGGTCGCTCGCCTTCTGTTCGACGACGAACTTGAAGAATCGGTCGAGCTGCGGCATCAGGCGCCCTCGCGCGGCAGGTATTCCTCGAACGCCGCGTCGCCGGACAGCACCAGCCGCCGGATCTTGCCGTCGATCTCGACGTGCCCCCGCTTGTGTAGAAAAGCGGAGATCGCGGCCGCCCCGGCGTCGTCGGAGAGGGCGTGCGAAAGGTCCGCGTCCATGCGCACGACCTCGACAAGCGTATGCCGCCCCAGGTAGCCCGTGTCGGAGCAATGTTCGCACGCGGCGGCGCGCATCGGCGTCGCGGATTCCATCTCCGCGCGCGAGGCGCCAAGGCGGCGAAGGATCTCGCCCGCGCGCTCGTCGGGCTGTTTGCAATGCGGGCAAAGGCGCGGGATCACCGCCAGCACGGCGACGCCCGCCAGCGCGTTCGACGCGGCGCGCGGCCCGCCGGCCGTGTTCGCCAGGAACTCCAGCGCCTGCGGCGACGTGCGCAGATTGACGTTCATCACCACGAGGGCGGGCGCCGACGCCAGGCCCACGACGCGATGCACCGCGGCGCGATCCCACACGTCCTCGACGTACACCAGATCCGGCTCCTGCTCGGCAATGACCGCGAGCGTCTCGCAAAGCCGTTCCGGATCGATCGAGGCGTTCACGATCTGTACGGCGTCCGGCGCCACGATCCAGGGCAGCCGGCCGACCGCGAAGGTCTTTCGGCGCGATGCGCCCGCATCATCGAGGACGAGCCGCGCGAAGGTCAGCTTTTCGATGCGCCCCGCGCCCGCGATCAGAACGAGTGCGCCGCGCGAGGCGGTCATGCCGCGAAGCGCCGTCCGATCGTCGGCGTCAAGGCCGAGATCGTCGAGGTTCTCGCCGACGGACACGCGCGACAGATCGATAAGCGCGACCGAAGGCCCGGTTCGCCCCGCGATGATCGTGACGAAATACGACAGGGTTTCGCCGCCCACCTCCCGGCGCAGGAATCCCTCGCCGGAGCGCGTGGCGTCCTCGACCGACAGCGCGTCGCGGATCCGCGAGACGAGGACATCGGCCCATCCCGGCGGCACGCACGCCACGTCGTCGATGCGGCGCCCGACCCGGAAACGCACGACGATTCCCGCTTCGCGCGATTCCAGATGGATCGCGGCGGCGGTGCGTTCGCGCGCCCGGCGCAGGATGAGCCCCAGTAACTCCGCGCCGGACGTGTCGCGCCCGGCCGACTGGATTTCACCCGCGGCGAAGGCGTCGCCGGACAGCGCGTCGCCCGCCGGCGCCTGACGCGCCGCCCCGGGTCCCAGATCGCGCGCGTAAACTTCGTCGAGCGTCCGCACGATCTCTTCGGGCAGGCCGATCGCGACGTTCAGCCGCAACCCGGTTTTCTTCCGCAGGGTGTTCAAAATGTCGCCACGTGTCGGATCGTCCATGACAATCGTCAGCTCATTGTCCACAAGAAAGTAGGGGACGACGCCGAGCTCGCGCGCGAGCGATTCGGGCACGACGCGCAGCGCGGCCGCGTCGACGGCCTCCGGGCGAAGGCGGATGAACGGGATATCGAGTTGGCTGGCGAGTCCCCAATTCAGATCGTCGTCGCGGATCAGGCTGCGTTCGACGAGGATTTCGCCAAGGCGCCTGCCGGTCTTGCGTTGCTCCTCGAGCGCCGCGTCAATGTCCTCCTTGCGGATCAGACGCGCGTCGAGAAGGATCTGTCCTATTCGAGGACGGTCCGACATCGGGTTCTCTCTCGGAATTTGGAATGTCCCTATTATCACACGGCTTTTTCGCGCGCCAGCAGCAATCGACGCACCGCGGCATTTTTTGAACCGCGGTTCGAAGCGGACATCAGCCGGGAGCGTTTCCCGCGAAATGCGCGCCCCGACGGCGCCATCCTCGTGTTGGCCGAACCGTCGCGGTGAAATCGTTTCCGGATCGAACATGGACAAAATGGATGTGGACGGAATGGCCAGGATGGACATCACGGACCGTTGAGGAATCCGCCAGCCGATGCGAATGGCCAATCCGCGTTCCGCACTCGTCCTTCGTCACCCGTCACTTTCCTTGACGCTGCGCGCGCGCTTGTAGAAGAATGAACGTGCGTTCGATCGACGGGGGGACACCGATGGTTCAACCAAGGCACTGCGACGTTTGCGGGACCGATTTCAAGCTCGGCCAGAATCGCTACACGGTGAACATCCGCATCACGTCGGCGTTTGACGGCCATCTGCCCGAGCTTGTGCTCGACGAATCCGAGCGGGCCGAGGCCTTTGAGCGCCTGTCGAGCCGGCTTGCGACGGTGTCCGCGGAGGACGCCGAGAACGAGGTCTTTCAGGAGATGGAGTTCATGATGTGCCCTCAGTGCCGGCGCGATTTTCTCCGAACCGTGTCGGACCTGACCGGCGACGTGAACGTCCCGAAAAACAAACAGCCCACGCTCTTGCAATAGCCGGGAGCCCGGCGCGCCGCCGGCGTGCCTTCCCGCGATTCGATATCGATGATGTCCCGTATCAAAGTGGGTATCGCCCTTGGCGGCGGCGCCGCGCGCGGCCTGGCACATCTGGGTATCCTCGAGGTGTTGCGCGGCGAGGGCATCCCGATCGACCTGGTCGCGGGCACCAGCATGGGCGCGCTGGTGGGCGCGATGTATTGCGCCGATGGCGGCATCGACGGCGCCGTTAAACGCACCGAGGAATTCCTTGGCGCCCCCGCGTTCAAGAATTCGCGCATCCACATGCTGCGGCGGCGCTCCGACGAGGAGGAGGAGGGCCTGACGGCGATGCAGCTTGTGGCCTCCTACATCGCCCGCGGCCGTGTGATCGCATCCACGGTGACGCGCCCCTCCGTGCTCGAGGAGGCCGACCTGAAGGCGCTCATCGGCTCGTTCCTCGACGATCGCGACATCGCCACGTTTCCCGTGCCGTTCCGCGCCGTCGTCACGGACCTCGCGCTCGGCGAGGAGGTCGCCCTGGCGCGCGGCTCCGTGCTCGACGCGGTCGCCGCCTCGTCCGCGGTACCCGGCGCCTTTCCGCCGATCATGATCGACGGGCGCGCCTATTGCGACGGCGGCGTCGTCAACATGGTGCCGGTCACCGTCGCGCGCGGCATGGGCGCGGACTACGTCATCGCCGCCAACGTCATCCACGAGCCGCCGGAGGCCGACCTGTCCGCGCGCGCGCTCGAACTCTACTTCCGCACGCACTACATCACGCGCATCGCGCTCACGCGCCTGCAACTGCGTTTTGCGGATATCGTCCTGACGCCGCCGGTGGGGCATATCCACTGGGCCGATTTCACCCGCGCGGATACGATGGTCGAGGCCGGCCGGGAGATCGCGCGGCAAAACGTCGATCGCATCCGCGAGGACCTGCGCCGGCTGGCAAGGCGGCCGCGTTTTCTGCGCCGCCGCCGGCCGGGGATGGTGGCGTGAGCGCCCGCCGGACCGTTTTGGCCGTCGCTGCCTTCGCGGCTTTCTCCGCGATCGCGCTGTTTGCGTGCACCGAGCGCAAGGTAACGCCCGCGCCCACGCCGGCTGCCACGACGTCCGAGCCCACGCCCACGCCCGCGCCGCCCTCGATGGAGGACGCGGTTATCCGCGCCGCGGCGCGGGCGACGAGCGCGGTCGTCAGCATCCAGTCGACGCTCCTCATGACGGCGGACGAGGCGTCCATCTGGATGGACCCCGAAAACCCGGGCGACCGGCGCATCGAAAGCATCGGTTCCGGGCTTGTCTATCGGCCGGACGGCGTCATCGTCACGAACGACCATGTCGTTCGCGGCGCGAAGAAGATTCTCGTCACACTTTCCTCGGGCAAGGTCGTCGAGGCGACGATCATCGGCAGCGACCCGCTCACCGATGTCGCGGTGCTTCGCGTTCCGGCGACCGGCCTTGCCGTGCTTCCGCTAGAAACGCAGTCGATGCCGATCATCGGCCAGTGGGTGATCGCTGTCGGCTCGCCGTTCGGACTGACCGGCTCGGTGACGGTCGGCGTCGTCTCGGGCATCGGCCGCAAGGACATGGGCTTGCAACGCTTCGAGCAGTTCATCCAGACTGACGCGGCGATCAACGAGGGTAACTCGGGCGGGCCGCTTCTTGACCTGTCGGGCCGCGTCATCGGGATCAACACCGCGATCGTCGCGGGCGGCATGGGGGTGTCGTTCGCCATCCCGGCGTTCATGGTCAAGGAGATCGCCGACACGCTCCTTTCCGAGGGCCGCATCGCGCGCGGATATCTCGGCGTGCAGATTCAGGATCTCGATGCCAACCTGCGCCGCTATTATCGCGTCCCCGCCGACGAGACGGGCGTGCTCGTCACGGAGTCGATCGAGGGCGGGCCAGCGCGCGAGGCCGGCGTTCATGAGGGCGACGTCATCCTCTTGTTTGATGACGC
Coding sequences:
- a CDS encoding patatin-like phospholipase family protein; this encodes MSRIKVGIALGGGAARGLAHLGILEVLRGEGIPIDLVAGTSMGALVGAMYCADGGIDGAVKRTEEFLGAPAFKNSRIHMLRRRSDEEEEGLTAMQLVASYIARGRVIASTVTRPSVLEEADLKALIGSFLDDRDIATFPVPFRAVVTDLALGEEVALARGSVLDAVAASSAVPGAFPPIMIDGRAYCDGGVVNMVPVTVARGMGADYVIAANVIHEPPEADLSARALELYFRTHYITRIALTRLQLRFADIVLTPPVGHIHWADFTRADTMVEAGREIARQNVDRIREDLRRLARRPRFLRRRRPGMVA
- a CDS encoding trypsin-like peptidase domain-containing protein translates to MSARRTVLAVAAFAAFSAIALFACTERKVTPAPTPAATTSEPTPTPAPPSMEDAVIRAAARATSAVVSIQSTLLMTADEASIWMDPENPGDRRIESIGSGLVYRPDGVIVTNDHVVRGAKKILVTLSSGKVVEATIIGSDPLTDVAVLRVPATGLAVLPLETQSMPIIGQWVIAVGSPFGLTGSVTVGVVSGIGRKDMGLQRFEQFIQTDAAINEGNSGGPLLDLSGRVIGINTAIVAGGMGVSFAIPAFMVKEIADTLLSEGRIARGYLGVQIQDLDANLRRYYRVPADETGVLVTESIEGGPAREAGVHEGDVILLFDDARMESPTALQVVAARSEPGSEHTITVWRQGKRIVLPVAVAPLPEETEDDAAPGDAPRADRLGITVSSAMTEGPEGGYLPGVMISTINIGSAAETAGLEVGDIVLEVDARPTLDEQEYSQAVRALPRGALTLFTIDRRGARLHRAVEVP